The sequence GGCGGTTCAACCGCACGGTCACCCAGCGCATCGGCGCGCTCGACGACGCCTTCCTCGCCCGCGACCGGCCGCTCGGCCAGGCGCGGGTCCTGTGGGAAATCGGCGCGTCCGGGCTGGACGTGCGCGAGCTGCGGGAACGGCTCGATCTCGACTCCGGCTACCTGAGCCGGCTGCTGCGCGGACTCGAACAGGACGGCCTGGTGCGCGTCGAACCGAGCGGCGCCGACGGGCGGGTGCGGACCGCTCGGCTCACCGAGGCCGGGGTGGCCGAACGCGCCACCCTCGACCGGCTGTCCGACGACGCCGCCGCGTCGATCCTCGGGCCGCTGTCCGGCGGGCAGCGCGCCCGGCTCGTCGCCGCGATGGCCGAGGTCGAGCGGCTGCTGACGGCGTCGGCGGTCGACGTCGCGGTGTCCCCGCCGGCGCGGCCCGCGGCGCGGTTCTGCCTGCGCGCCTACTTCGCCGAGCTGACCCGGCGGATCGACGGCGGCTTCGACCCGGAGCTCAGCCTCCCCGCCGCGGACGCCGAGATGACGCCGCCGGCCGGGGTGCTGCTGGTCGCCACCCTGCACGCCGAGCCGGTCGGGTGCGGCGCGCTGAAGTTCCACGGCGACGCGCCCGCCGAGGTCAAGCGGATGTGGGTGGCGCCGTCGGCGCGCGGTCTCGGGCTGGGGCGGCGGCTGCTCGCCGAGCTGGAGGCGCACGCCGCCGCCCGTGGCGTCCGGACGCTGCGGCTGGAGACCAACCGGGTGCTCGCCGAGGCGATCGGGCTGTACCGCGCGGCCGGCTACCGGGAGGTCGCGCCGTTCAACGACGAGCGCTACGCCGATCACTGGTTCGAGAAGCACCTCGCCGGCCCCCGTACCCTGGATTAGTGCGGACCCGCCCCACCCTCTCCTGGACGTCGGCCGACGCGCCGCTGCCGCGGACGGCCGGCCTCGACGAGCTCACCGGCGTCGTCGCGCGCGGCCGCGTCGCCGTGCTGAGCGGCGCCGGGCTGTCCACCGAGTCCGGGATCCCCGACTACCGCGGCGAGACCGGCAGCCTGCGCCGGCACACGCCGATGACCTACGACGAGTTCGTCACCAGCGCCGAAGGGCGGCAGCGGTACTGGGCGCGCAGCCACCTCGGCTGGCGCACGATCGCCCGCGCCGACCCCAACGACGGCCACCGCGCGGTGACCGCGTTGCGCGAAGGCGGGTACGTCGACGGCGTCATCACCCAGAACGTCGACGGCCTGCACCAGGCGGCGGGCACGGCGGACGCGATCGAGCTGCACGGCAGCCTCGACCGCGTGATCTGCCTCGGCTGCCGCCGCACGAGCCCGCGCGCGGAGCTGGACCGCCGTCTCCGCGCGGCGAACGCCGACTTCGACGGCGCGGCCACCCGCATCAACCCCGACGGCGACGTCGAACTGCCCGACGACGTCGTGCGCCGCTTCACGACCGTGCCGTGTGCGGACTGCGTGTCCGGTGTGCTCAAGCCGGACGTGGTGTTCTTCGGCGAGAACGTCCCGCGCCCGCGCGTCGAGGAGTGCTACCGCCTGGTCGACGACGCCGAGGCGCTGCTGGTGCTCGGCTCGTCCCTGACGGTGATGTCCGGCCTCCGCTTCGTCCGCCACGCGGCAAAGGCGGGCAAGCCCGTGGTGATCGTCAACCAGGGTGAAACGCGCGGCGACCGCTACGCCTCCGTGCGGGTCGACCGCCCGCTCGGCGGGGCGCTCACCGAGCTGGCCGCCCGGCTGGGCTGCGGGGATCGCGGCCGAACCGCCTGAGCACCCGGTCCTGGCGCGCTTCGCCGGACTCTCCCGGCAGCGGCGCGGCGAAGACCCGCGGGTTCAGCTCGAGCCCCGCGAAGATGGCGTCGTGGTCGTCGTCGAGCCACGCGACGAGACCGGGGTCGAGGGTTTCGTCGCGGCCGAGGGCACGGGCGAGGTCCCAGGTGTGCACGGTGCTGTCGGCCGTGCGGACCGCCAGGGCCCGCCGCCCGGTCAGCTCGCCCAGCGGGTAGTCGACGACCCGGTCCAGCGCGCCGGGCGCGGCGAACGCTTCCGCGCACACCCGCACGGAATCGGTGAACGCCGTGACGGGGTCGTCCCCGAGCGCGTCGGTGTCGCGGGCGGCCAGGAACTGGGCGCGGGTGGCGCCGCCGAGGAGCCCGACGTAGTTGAGGTTGCCGCGGGTCATGTGGTTCACCAGCGCGCGCACGTCCCACTCCGAGCACGGCGTCGGCGCGCCCCACGCACCGGCCGGGACCGCGCGGAGGTGGTGCTCGAAACCCTTGCCGGCGAGCAGGAACCGATCCATGAGCATGGGCGCCAGTCTGGCCCGGGCACCGCGGGCGGCGCTCGCGGGTTTCGGACGAGGTGGACGAGCCCGGTCCGGGTGGGTGGGGGAACCCGCCCGGACCGGGCTCTGGCGACGGACCTCCACAGCCGGTCGTCGCCTGCAAGACGCGGCGGCCGCCCAGCGCGTTACAGTGCCGTTCGCACTGATCCGACCACAGCCACGGCCGAACAGCTTTCGTGGCGACGGATACGTGCCGCTCGGGGGCGGCCTGCTTTTGGCCGGATCAGCGCGGGGCCTGCAACCCGTTCCACGACCAATGCGGCATGGCCAGCTCCGCGGGCACCTCGTCGGCCGGGCCGGGGTAGGTGAGCACCTCGGCCACCGCCCATTCCATGTACGCCCGCAGCGCGGCGCGGAATTCGGGATCGGCGGGCAGGCCGGCGTCGTCCGCGGCCTGGACGAAGCAGCTCACGAACCGGCGGCCGAGGTCGCTCATGTCGCCGTTGCCGGCGTGCATCCGCAGCATCGCGGAGTGGTCGCTGCACTCCTGCGAGAACCGCGGCGGGCCGCCCAGCACCTCGGCCCAGTAGTGAGCCAGCCGTTGGACGTGCTGCGGGTGCTGACCCGGGTGCGAGAACGGGTGGTTCAGCTCCGGGTCGGCCAGGCAGCGTTCGTGGTGGGCGGCGGCCAGCGCGAGGAACGCGGGGTCACCGCCGGCGAATTCGTAGAGCGTGGGGCGCACCCGCCGAGCCTGGCACGCGGCGCCCCCGGAAGCTAGCGCGCGCCGGCGGCCGCGCGTTCCGCGGCGG is a genomic window of Amycolatopsis lexingtonensis containing:
- a CDS encoding MarR family winged helix-turn-helix transcriptional regulator — translated: MDRELIDGVRRFNRTVTQRIGALDDAFLARDRPLGQARVLWEIGASGLDVRELRERLDLDSGYLSRLLRGLEQDGLVRVEPSGADGRVRTARLTEAGVAERATLDRLSDDAAASILGPLSGGQRARLVAAMAEVERLLTASAVDVAVSPPARPAARFCLRAYFAELTRRIDGGFDPELSLPAADAEMTPPAGVLLVATLHAEPVGCGALKFHGDAPAEVKRMWVAPSARGLGLGRRLLAELEAHAAARGVRTLRLETNRVLAEAIGLYRAAGYREVAPFNDERYADHWFEKHLAGPRTLD
- a CDS encoding NAD-dependent protein deacetylase, with the protein product MRTRPTLSWTSADAPLPRTAGLDELTGVVARGRVAVLSGAGLSTESGIPDYRGETGSLRRHTPMTYDEFVTSAEGRQRYWARSHLGWRTIARADPNDGHRAVTALREGGYVDGVITQNVDGLHQAAGTADAIELHGSLDRVICLGCRRTSPRAELDRRLRAANADFDGAATRINPDGDVELPDDVVRRFTTVPCADCVSGVLKPDVVFFGENVPRPRVEECYRLVDDAEALLVLGSSLTVMSGLRFVRHAAKAGKPVVIVNQGETRGDRYASVRVDRPLGGALTELAARLGCGDRGRTA
- a CDS encoding TIGR03086 family metal-binding protein, which gives rise to MLMDRFLLAGKGFEHHLRAVPAGAWGAPTPCSEWDVRALVNHMTRGNLNYVGLLGGATRAQFLAARDTDALGDDPVTAFTDSVRVCAEAFAAPGALDRVVDYPLGELTGRRALAVRTADSTVHTWDLARALGRDETLDPGLVAWLDDDHDAIFAGLELNPRVFAAPLPGESGEARQDRVLRRFGRDPRSPAGRPAR
- a CDS encoding group II truncated hemoglobin — translated: MRPTLYEFAGGDPAFLALAAAHHERCLADPELNHPFSHPGQHPQHVQRLAHYWAEVLGGPPRFSQECSDHSAMLRMHAGNGDMSDLGRRFVSCFVQAADDAGLPADPEFRAALRAYMEWAVAEVLTYPGPADEVPAELAMPHWSWNGLQAPR